The window gagagagagagagagagggtgGGGGAGTTGGCAGAAGGGCACAGGGAATATTAGTGCAGAAACAGGGAGAAGCTCATGCTGTCAGATACCTAACTTTTTCTCTCACCCAAAAAAACATTACACTTTACTTTCCCCTtccctttcctttcctttccttaaTCATATTATTACCAATAAAAAGATTCCACCAATTTCccataatttcttttttcccctcttcttctttttatatctatatatctatatatatatttccacattaaatattcccttttctttctttctttcttaattaattaacttcacttcatcgacaacttttaaattatagaaagaaaaatagtCATTAATTTGagtaataaagaaagaaaagagggAAAGAAAAGAGGAGGAGATGTCGAGCAAAACCCCAGCATTCGTTTGGGTAATGAGCAGATCACTCGGCCCAAAACCCaacaagaatttttttttttttttttaaactttttattttatttttaaaatcttttaaaaaaagaataaataaaataaactattttttttttctccttcaaCACGACGTCTTGGTTTAAAAGAGGCGCGTGGGGGTGGAGTTATTTGTTTTCATGATTGCCACGTGTCGCTCACTAGGTTTGTACAGTTCCGAATATATGGGCCCCACCCGAGATATTCTCAACAACTCCCACGCGCGCCTTCGCTTCCCTTTTTTTCCTcctccctttcttttttttctatactaattaataataataatttatttgtttattttaatcaTCCGACGACGATAACACACAttctttcctttcttattctcattctttcttccatttcatctcttcttcttcttcttcgacgAGATGAAATCTCCCGATATGGCGGCGGTTACTGATTCTCTTGAGCAATCTTTCCGTAACTTCTCCCTCAACCACCGTCTATCCTCTGCCGCCCCCTCTTCCGCCGGAGTGCGGAGATCACCGtcttcattttcttcctcttcttcctcctccgaTGACGAACctcatcttcctcttcatcaACATAATCGCTTCGACACAATCTTGGAGCTCAACTCTCACATCTCCCTCCCTCCTTTCTGGGAGCAATGCCTCGATTTGAAGGTCAGTAACCACCATTACACCCTACCTATCTagctccttttcttttcttccttccgCTTCGTCTCTTCTTCTCTCGTTTTGAtgttttttgtctttttctttcttgatcCATCTTCCGATTCCTCCttcgtgttttttttttctttttttttgttttgttttgtttttcctcTTCTTAACCTAACTTCATTTATTGCCAAAGGTCACATATGGCAGATCTTTGCAAGTTCTGTTGTCTTGTACTTTtgattattaatttcttttttatgatTGTTTCAGATGGAGCTTTCGTTTCCTTCTTTAATTAATGCGTTTCTGTATTCATAAATTTGTCTTGATGATTaatgttttcctttttccaTACATACTTCATCCATAGGATTCGGATTCGGATTCCAAACCCTagaattaatttatttcatatttcCTTTTATCGTCCGCCATTTTTTTGACTTCTCTTTTCCTACAAAGTAACTTTTCTGGATTTTCATTTCCactttctttgttcttttgttttttattttgatttctccTCGGGAAGATTGAAATTAACTTTTCGATTTCGTTTTCGTTTGGATTTCTAGACAGGGGAAGTTTACTATAGAAACTGCCGAACCGGAATGAAGGTAAAAGAAGATCCGAGGACAGCCGTAGCACACAGCCGAGATTTATATTCGGAAGACGACGGGGAGGACGGTGATGAGAGTTCTTCAGACGGTGGAAGTGAGGAGTCGTGTTCTTCATCGTCGTACGGTGGTAGTAGACAGCAATATCCGGCGGAAAACGTGGAGGATGTACTGGTAGTAGCTGGATGCAAGAGATGCTTCATGTATTTCATGGTGCCGAAACAGGTTGAAGATTGTCCCAAATGCAGCAGCAGTCGTCTTGTTCATTTCGATCGCTCCGACGAGAGTAATGGGTTCCCATgaaccacttttttttttcttttgagaaaaacaagaaaCCAAAATCAAACTGTATTTGGGTTAATTGATCTGACAAAATcattgattctttttctttggATTAATTAATTTGGTTAGCAAAAGAGCTAATGGGggtttaatttcttaattaattagcTCTATAATATCTCTATGTGGATCTGTAGCTCTCGATCGTGTGTTGTTATAGAAAAAAGAATCTGAGGAAATGCCATGGATGGTGTatgagaaggaagaagaagaagaagatagagAGAGGGTATGAATGGGATGGTCAACGACtcaaagggaagaagaagaagaagaagaagaagaagaagaagggaataATATTTTGCTCGTGAAGACAGCGACTTGTTGCTTTCATGATGCATTCCACAACCCACACTGATTGAATCGTAcgcaattattattatttttaaaacgGAAAATTCAATCCATTTAGTAAACTTTTTATATGATTAATTATAGAATTTATGTAATTGAAAATGGGATAACTTTAGCCATAATAAAATGTCTAAAATGCACTATTAGAGAATATCATTATAATATAGTCCTAACCCCTCTCATCtaaccttttattttatttattttttggttcAACATTAAACAAGGCACAATAAATATGCCATATTTAACATTAAACATTTAAAACTCTAATCTTTAAGATTAAGACACACACACATTAAAATTGTGGATTTGGACTCTGACTTAACATTTAATGAACCCAATGAAGATATATAGATAaagttttgtattttttttttttttttgttaacaagttattttaagaaataggaaaatattaaaactatttaattgaaatttattaatAAGGATTTCGCTTTGTTTGTTATGTAATAgaatatatttgtttggaaTGTGTGTTTATagaattactttttttttctttataatataaaaaaaacatatttacaTATTATTCCTTGTTGAAAAGGGATATCTTTATAAGATCTCATATTGACTTGATATGTAATTTAGATctcattttatgttttttttttcttgaaaaaaaaaatcagtcaAACAAATTCCCTGAATATCTTcttataacaaaattaaaacagtGAATGGATTTATTTGTAATCAAACATAgaacttatttttctttttctttttctttttgaaatggAATGCAAATGTTATTTAGACTTTGTGTTGTTATGAAATTTGACTTGGAATTTTcaaatacttaaaaaaaaaaaacaataaaagccAAAGAAAAGTCAAAAGACTTTAACTTTCAAAATTAGAAAGTTATAACAAATCATTATCATTCCTCACTAACAATTACAAAGCTTTGAATGCTTTGTTACTCtatatttttagtatttaatatctttttttttaaaaaaaaaataatatgttACTTTGGGTTATAACGTGAGGGATTTCTAAGTTTGATTATCAAAAATTGGATTAAACCTAAGTTGCTTTAGTTagcatttatttatttattaagtagttgctaattatttttcacCATATAAAAGTTAATCAAAAATTTGTTAGAAGGTCCCATTGTCAGTTTTGTATGACAAATTTCTTACCTAAGAAGTTAATAGTGATTAGCAAATATACaacacaaaatatttttttgatttagcaaaatttaaatataactcTCGAAGCTTATCTTTTATGGACTATATTGCTAGTAAAAGTGTTATTTTCGAAAGAAATCTATCCTCACTAAATTTGTAATTCCTTTTAAAAATACTAGTATAAACTTAGTTATTATTACTCTAAAcattagaaatattattcattgTAATTTTCTATGATAGCAAATGAaatatgaaatgggttggatcaAGAAAATAAACTTGGACTTCATATATATGTTGTGGAAGCCCACATGAAATTCCATTTTACTACCtccaataaaaacaaaatatactgttttttaaaaagaaatcaaaCAATGTTGTGTGTTTACAAGTTAATATGGTAAGTTTGTAcataaaataaacaaatgtaTACCAAACAAATAAAACTTTTTACTACAACATGGGGAAGAACAACTCACCTTTACGAGtggtttttcatttttactcATTTATACATCAGAATGAACAACTCTATCTCTATAACTTCGTAGTTTGTTCGAGTTGACTTGCAAGAGAACTATTGTCAGAACacacattttaatttttaagttaGTACACAAAATGTGCATACTTAAAACACTTTAATATGTAGAGTAGGTCATTACGTTTGACATTCACTTGAAACTTGTACGATGTCATCAATGTCGGCATACTTGTAGTCCTTTGAAGATGTCAAATAGCTCAACTCGATTATTATCGTTTTTATGATATGTGGTCAATTTGCGCAAGTTGATCTAACACTTGAGGCCTTAACTTCCTTTTCAAGGACACACACAAACTTTCAAAATGTCCTTGAACATGGACCCCGATCGTGGCCCTTGGTGTTGCCTTATGCTATCCTCAAACAGTCTTATGGATCTTTTGTTGTACTTATTATGCTTTAAATTAGGTAATAGAAGAACTTCAACTATGTAGCAACTTCCATAACCAATTTCTAAAGCTTCCTTTCCTTCTTGAGTTACCACAAAGTATAAGGAACAAAAATGAAGAGTGgaaaatatacaaataaattttattttcacatGAATTGATTATGACAACTCAATAATTAACTTCttaaaatttcatattattaatatCATAGTCGTTgactttttattattatgattattccCATTCTTTATTGGACAGCTTATATCATGTTTGGTTTGGTGCCAACTGCCAACCTATTATCCAAAGTCAGCtcttaacatttcattcataaATCACTATCTAAGTCTTCTTTTTGTTCAACCATTTCTATTTTACAATATTATCTTATTGTTATGTGAGGTGGGAACTCTTAATATTTTTCAATACTAAATGTTTTCATGACAAAACGAATCTTTGATCCTATTCTATAGAGTTCTCAAGTTTTAGCATTGTAAATCCCACAAGATAGGAAATATATGATTACTATTGTATATCATAATTACAAAACAAGTAATTAAGATAATGTGCCATAAGGAACTTAAAGTTTAAGATACGTAACTTAACCCAACCATATTCATATACTTACCATCTCTAATTTCATCAATTACGTTACTTGAACTCAAATACGATATAACATCTTAACCAATTAACTTATATTTAGATTGATATAATAAACGATTAAGCAAGGCTTCTTTAATTAGAATTTGTATTTAAGAGTAACAAATGGATTTAACGTCAATTCAAGGGGTAGAGGTTAAAAAAGTAATAgttacaaattttcaaaatattgttATCCACCTAATCATTAGtctcaaaaaataaaattcaaatagaaataaatgaataactttttttcttaaagaaaattaaacatttaTTGTTGAGGGATGGGGTTTTGTTGGTTGGGGGGCAAAAAGGAAATTTAGTTCAATAATAACTTTTGGGCCGAGCCCA is drawn from Cucumis melo cultivar AY chromosome 11, USDA_Cmelo_AY_1.0, whole genome shotgun sequence and contains these coding sequences:
- the LOC103498882 gene encoding protein CURLY FLAG LEAF 1 isoform X1: MKSPDMAAVTDSLEQSFRNFSLNHRLSSAAPSSAGVRRSPSSFSSSSSSSDDEPHLPLHQHNRFDTILELNSHISLPPFWEQCLDLKVREVYYRNCRTGMKVKEDPRTAVAHSRDLYSEDDGEDGDESSSDGGSEESCSSSSYGGSRQQYPAENVEDVLVVAGCKRCFMYFMVPKQVEDCPKCSSSRLVHFDRSDESNGFP
- the LOC103498882 gene encoding protein CURLY FLAG LEAF 1 isoform X2 is translated as MKSPDMAAVTDSLEQSFRNFSLNHRLSSAAPSSAGVRRSPSSFSSSSSSSDDEPHLPLHQHNRFDTILELNSHISLPPFWEQCLDLKTGEVYYRNCRTGMKVKEDPRTAVAHSRDLYSEDDGEDGDESSSDGGSEESCSSSSYGGSRQQYPAENVEDVLVVAGCKRCFMYFMVPKQVEDCPKCSSSRLVHFDRSDESNGFP